A portion of the Desulfovibrio sp. Fe33 genome contains these proteins:
- a CDS encoding PAS domain-containing sensor histidine kinase, whose protein sequence is MFEVVLSTLRFCAIGLALWLFIRVDRSVSYGRRGFLFIKLGFLVFLFANFLEIAEALNIPAWTELGGSGLRVYLVDMGGRLGGAVLLLIGLWRWLPSIRTMGEVQERLDRAKADLEEHFLARTRELEEEVGRRCRAETEGRMSEERRRILFENSPVGISHGFIGGRFVERNMAFVRMLGYDSPEEMARVQALEGDTFSHVVEPEDVELIVERTRTEDFIQGLVVRMRRKDGAVRWVRLDIAMARDRHGKNYYFYAFALDVTERKEHADGLERARRRLKSILDTLPVGVFVVDVETRTLISANPMALRMSGYSLGELVGKPCRGILCGDNSLCPVFNGEGGACVDENWLTAKDGGRLPVFKSMVATTVDGRESLVVSLLDISEQKRLEDLREDVNRIVVHDLKAPVIGVVNVCRYLLLEEEGMDAELREMLQAIEFQAEKALRMIALSLDLYKIEIGTYAYEPESIDLMDVVRQVRANLAATAEGRGLAVEVLLDGSPDAGGELFVPANALLLESMVGNLLLNALEAAPRDGAVSVHAETGDPAVLTIDNSGAVPAELRDSFFDKYATGGKKGGTGLGTYSARLAASAMGGDIGLSVSDEEDKTSVRVTLPGA, encoded by the coding sequence GTGTTTGAAGTAGTCCTTTCAACCCTGAGATTTTGCGCCATCGGCCTGGCCTTGTGGCTTTTTATCCGCGTCGACAGGAGCGTCAGCTACGGTCGGCGCGGTTTTTTGTTTATCAAACTGGGCTTTTTGGTGTTTTTGTTCGCGAACTTTCTGGAGATCGCCGAAGCGTTGAATATTCCGGCTTGGACCGAGCTCGGCGGTTCCGGCCTGCGCGTCTACCTGGTCGATATGGGCGGCAGGCTGGGCGGGGCTGTCCTGCTGCTGATCGGGCTGTGGCGCTGGCTGCCGTCCATCCGGACCATGGGCGAGGTCCAGGAGAGGCTGGACCGGGCAAAGGCCGACCTGGAAGAGCATTTCCTGGCCCGGACCAGGGAGCTTGAGGAGGAAGTGGGACGCCGGTGCCGCGCAGAGACCGAGGGACGCATGTCGGAAGAGCGCCGCCGCATTCTGTTCGAGAACAGCCCTGTGGGCATCTCCCACGGTTTCATCGGCGGACGGTTCGTGGAGCGCAACATGGCCTTCGTCCGGATGCTCGGCTACGATTCCCCCGAGGAAATGGCCCGGGTTCAGGCGCTGGAAGGCGACACCTTTTCCCATGTGGTCGAGCCCGAGGACGTGGAGCTCATCGTGGAGCGGACGCGGACCGAAGATTTCATTCAGGGGCTGGTCGTTCGTATGCGGCGCAAGGATGGGGCCGTGCGCTGGGTTCGTCTGGACATAGCCATGGCCAGGGACCGGCATGGGAAGAACTATTATTTTTACGCGTTCGCCCTGGACGTGACCGAACGCAAGGAGCACGCCGACGGACTGGAGCGGGCCAGGCGGCGTTTGAAGAGCATCCTCGACACCCTGCCCGTGGGCGTCTTTGTGGTTGATGTCGAAACGCGAACCTTGATTAGTGCGAACCCCATGGCCCTGCGCATGAGCGGATATTCTCTCGGCGAGCTGGTCGGGAAGCCCTGCCGGGGGATTCTATGCGGCGACAATTCCCTGTGCCCCGTGTTCAATGGGGAAGGCGGCGCGTGCGTGGACGAGAATTGGCTGACGGCCAAGGACGGCGGGCGGCTGCCGGTGTTCAAAAGTATGGTCGCCACCACGGTGGACGGCAGGGAGAGCCTGGTGGTAAGCCTGCTGGACATCTCCGAGCAAAAGCGGCTGGAAGATCTGCGCGAGGACGTGAACCGCATCGTGGTTCACGATCTCAAGGCCCCTGTCATCGGTGTCGTCAACGTGTGCCGGTATCTGCTCCTGGAAGAGGAGGGCATGGACGCCGAGTTGCGCGAGATGCTTCAGGCCATCGAGTTCCAGGCGGAAAAGGCGTTACGCATGATCGCCCTGTCCCTGGATCTCTACAAGATCGAGATCGGCACCTACGCCTACGAGCCGGAGTCCATTGATCTCATGGACGTGGTGCGGCAGGTCCGGGCCAATCTGGCCGCCACGGCTGAGGGCAGGGGACTGGCCGTGGAGGTCCTGCTCGACGGTTCGCCGGACGCCGGGGGCGAATTGTTCGTCCCGGCCAACGCGCTGCTGCTTGAGTCCATGGTCGGCAACCTCCTGCTCAACGCGCTGGAGGCGGCTCCGAGGGACGGAGCGGTCTCTGTCCACGCGGAGACGGGCGACCCCGCGGTCCTGACCATCGACAACTCCGGCGCCGTACCCGCCGAACTGCGCGACTCGTTCTTCGACAAGTACGCCACCGGCGGCAAGAAGGGCGGGACCGGACTCGGGACCTATTCGGCCCGGCTGGCGGCCTCGGCCATGGGCGGAGACATCGGGCTTTCAGTCTCGGACGAGGAGGACAAAACCTCCGTCCGGGTGACGCTGCCGGGCGCGTGA